One stretch of Gavia stellata isolate bGavSte3 chromosome 25, bGavSte3.hap2, whole genome shotgun sequence DNA includes these proteins:
- the PIGS gene encoding GPI transamidase component PIG-S: MAAAAALAADEAERARGRRAALSFAAIAVVLGLPLWWRTTETYRAALPYADIDGLGQLPFQLAVPVAVVFAPGSVPGDLPRPLPFRDVQEMEISVNLRTSITARYETVYRSTTAQEEAALDVATAQEADAALHLLQNASLGSLTMYVVPETSSLLPQGISAYVGKHRSALIRAGGDLPALRTRIQQLTQVMSFTASSIAASLSDRVPDGQLGPDARRHLKSSLGYEITFSLLNPDPKSHAVDWDIEDAVNRYVQPVLDKLSLVANFSVDSQILYYAVLGVTPRFDKESSSFLLSAHSLPHVINPVEARLGSSAASLYPVLNFLLYVPERSHSPLYIQDKDGAPVSTNAFHSPRWGGIMVYNVETPVSPEASLPLHVDVDMVRVMEVFLAQLRLLFGLSREELPPEFLLESPGNEGLADWELDRLLWAHTVENIATVSTTLTSLAQLLDKIGNIVIKDDVASEVYRAVASAQSAMAKLATGHLHSAFQASKEAVTSSERAFFDPSLLHLLYFPDDQKFAIYIPLFLPMAVPILLSLAKIVREARQRKKEPTKMD; encoded by the exons atggcggcggcggcggcgctaGCGGCGGATGAAGCAG agcgggcgcggggccggcgggccgcCCTGTCCTTCGCGGCCATCGCcgtggtgctggggctgccgcTGTGGTGGAGGACGACTGAGACCTACCGCGCCGCCCTGCCCTACGCGGACATCGACGGGCTGGGCCAGCTGCCG TTCCAGCTGGCCGTGCCCGTCGCCGTGGTCTTCGCCCCGGGGTCGGTGCCCGGGGACCTGCCGAGGCCGCTGCCCTTCAGGGACGTGCAGGAGATGGAAATTTCCGTGAATT TGAGAACCAGCATCACGGCCCGCTACGAGACAGTCTATCGCAGCACCACAGCTCAGGAGGAGGCAGCGCTGGATGTGGCTACTGCACAAG AGGCTGACGCTGCTCTGCACCTGCTGCAGAACGCTTCTTTGGGCTCTCTGACCATGTACGTGGTCCCTGAAacctcctctctcctgcctcAG GGCATCAGCGCTTATGTGGGGAAGCACCGCAGCGCCCTGATAAGGGCTGGGGGGGATCTGCCCGCTCTCCGCACCCGCATCCAGCAGCTCACACAGGTGATGTCCTTCACGGCCAGCTCCATCGCTGCCAGCCTCTCAGACCGCGTGCCTGATGGCCAGCTTGGCCCTGACGCCCGGCGGCACTTGAAATCCAGCCTGG GGTATGAGATCACCTTCAGCCTGCTGAACCCTGACCCCAAGTCCCATGCCGTGGACTGGGACATTGAGGATGCCGTGAACCGCTATGTGCAGCCCGTCCTGGACAAACTGAGCTTGGTGGCCAACTTCTCTGTTGACTCGCAG atCCTGTACTATGCTGTCCTAGGAGTGACGCCACGCTTTGACAAGGAGTCCTCCAGCTTCCTCCTGAGCGCCCACAGCCTCCCGCACGTCATCAACCCTGTGGAGGCCAGGCTGG GCTCCAGTGCTGCCTCGCTCTACCCCGTGCTGAACTTCTTGCTATACGTGCCAGAGCGTTCCCACTCGCCTCTGTACATCCAGGACAAGGACGGAGCCCCAGTGAGCACCAATGCCTTCCACAGCCCCCGCTGGGGCGGCATCATG GTTTACAACGTTGAAACCCCTGTTTCCCCCGAAGCCTCCCTCCCGCTGCACGTGGACGTGGACATGGTGCGAGTGATGGAGGTTTTCCTGGCCCAGCTCCG GCTACTGTTTGGGTTATCTCGTGAGGAGCTGCCCCCTGAGTTCCTGCTGGAGAGCCCAGGGAATGAGGGGCTGGCCGACTGGGAGCTGGACCGCCTGCTCTGGGCCCACACTGTGGAGAACATCGCCACCGTGTCCACCACCTTGACCTCGCTGGCCCAGCTCCTGGACAAGATTGGGAATATTGTCATCAAAGATGATGTTGCCTCTGAG GTGTACCGAGCGGTGGCCTCAGCACAGAGCGCCATGGCCAAGCTTGCCACAGGCCACCTGCACTCAGCTTTCCAGGCTAGCAAGGAGGCAGTCACCTCCTCGGAGCGGGCCTTCTTTGACCCgtctctcctccatctcctctACTTCCCTGATGACCAGAAATTTGCCATCTACATCCCGCTCTTCCTGCCCATGGCTGTTCCTATTCTCCTCTCCCTGGCCAAGATTGTCCGGGAGGCCAGGCAGCGTAAGAAGGAGCCCACCAAGATGGACTGA